The following are encoded together in the Roseivirga sp. 4D4 genome:
- a CDS encoding HYR domain-containing protein translates to VSVMVTVTDSNGNISTGMATVTVADNTPPTLSTQDVALSLDASGNAALTVDQVEVESADNCGIASKVLSQSSFDCDDTGVNTVTLTVTDNAGNQTVNTFNVTISDDTAPTVIAQDLTIALDNDGL, encoded by the coding sequence ATGTCTCTGTTATGGTTACTGTCACCGATAGCAATGGTAATATCTCTACTGGTATGGCTACCGTAACTGTAGCTGATAATACACCGCCTACACTCTCCACTCAGGATGTAGCACTAAGCCTGGATGCTAGTGGCAATGCTGCCCTTACTGTAGATCAGGTGGAAGTTGAGAGTGCTGATAACTGTGGTATCGCATCTAAAGTACTCAGCCAGTCAAGCTTCGACTGTGACGATACTGGTGTTAATACCGTAACCCTTACCGTGACTGATAATGCCGGTAACCAGACTGTAAATACTTTCAACGTTACCATCTCTGATGATACTGCGCCTACAGTAATCGCGCAAGACTTAACCATCGCCCTAGATAATGACGGACTC